In Bdellovibrio bacteriovorus, the following are encoded in one genomic region:
- the tgt gene encoding tRNA guanosine(34) transglycosylase Tgt, with protein sequence MALGEFKVHATAGNARRATLMTAHGPVQTPVFMAVGTKATVKAMTPEELKECGTQVVLGNTYHLHLRPGEKTIAKMGGLHKFMNWDGPILTDSGGFQVFSLSQLRNMSEEGVEFRSHLDGAKHFISPEKSMEIQMDLGSDIIMAFDECLQYPATDDQIEKSMALTYRWLLRSRDAMTRKESLLFGIVQGGLSLNHRLKSMEQICSVDLPGYALGGFSVGEPIHLMHELLPHVAPKMPANKPRYLMGVGTPTDLIIAIDSGIDMFDCVMPTRVARNGTIYTWNGKVSIKRAEYKEDPSALDPECDCYTCRNYSKAYLRHLFLSGEILGSRLNTIHNIHFYMKVMEKARAAIAEGRWEEYKNFCLARFAKKEKS encoded by the coding sequence ATGGCCCTTGGCGAATTTAAAGTCCACGCAACCGCAGGCAATGCTCGTCGTGCGACACTGATGACGGCCCACGGCCCGGTGCAAACCCCGGTGTTTATGGCCGTCGGTACGAAAGCCACGGTCAAGGCTATGACTCCGGAAGAACTTAAAGAGTGTGGCACGCAAGTGGTTTTAGGAAACACCTATCACTTGCATTTGCGCCCGGGTGAAAAAACCATCGCGAAAATGGGTGGCTTGCATAAATTTATGAACTGGGACGGGCCGATATTAACTGACTCGGGCGGTTTCCAAGTTTTCTCGTTATCTCAATTAAGAAATATGTCGGAAGAGGGTGTCGAGTTCCGTTCGCACCTTGATGGCGCAAAACACTTTATTTCGCCTGAAAAGAGTATGGAAATCCAAATGGATTTAGGCTCGGACATCATCATGGCTTTTGATGAGTGTTTGCAATACCCGGCGACGGATGATCAGATTGAAAAATCCATGGCATTGACTTATCGCTGGTTGCTGCGTTCACGCGATGCCATGACTCGTAAAGAAAGTTTGCTGTTTGGAATCGTGCAGGGTGGTTTAAGTCTTAATCACCGCCTTAAAAGCATGGAGCAAATTTGTTCGGTGGATTTGCCTGGTTATGCTTTAGGTGGATTCAGTGTCGGTGAGCCGATTCACTTGATGCATGAATTGCTGCCGCATGTGGCCCCTAAAATGCCAGCGAATAAACCGAGATATCTTATGGGCGTGGGCACACCGACAGATTTAATTATCGCGATTGATTCTGGTATTGATATGTTTGACTGCGTGATGCCAACCCGTGTGGCGCGCAACGGAACCATTTACACTTGGAATGGCAAGGTCAGCATTAAGCGCGCTGAATACAAAGAAGATCCTTCAGCACTGGATCCAGAGTGTGATTGCTATACCTGCCGCAATTATTCAAAAGCTTATCTTCGGCATTTATTTTTAAGTGGTGAAATCCTGGGATCGCGCTTGAACACGATCCACAATATTCACTTTTACATGAAGGTGATGGAAAAAGCCCGCGCCGCGATCGCGGAAGGCCGTTGGGAAGAATACAAAAACTTCTGTCTGGCTCGTTTTGCGAAAAAAGAAAAATCTTAA